In Pongo pygmaeus isolate AG05252 chromosome 13, NHGRI_mPonPyg2-v2.0_pri, whole genome shotgun sequence, one genomic interval encodes:
- the MORN5 gene encoding MORN repeat-containing protein 5 isoform X1, with translation MEYTGSKYIGEYVDGRMEGKAKYILPTETIYVGEMKDGMFHGKGTLYFPSGSQYDAIWENGLAIKGTYTFADGLHYEEKNWHYCDGYDRRFYTEILNGLKPAGMAQLTNMDPPRKIPKGYYDCGDGFYNPVTRVVKDYRNCFLRNAGRFLPTLQHIFSSSTYKCVHLYVQMYAHT, from the exons GATGGAGGGCAAAGCCAAGTACATCCTCCCTACCGAAACAATATATGTTGGGGAAATGAAGGATGGCATGTTTCATGGCAAAGGAACCCTGTACTTCCCCAGCGGAAGCCAATACGATGCCATTTGGGAAAACGGATTGGCCATAAAG GGCACATATACCTTCGCAGATGGGCTGCACTATGAAGAGAAGAACTGGCATTACTGCGACGGCTATGATCGGAGGTTTTACACAGAGATCCTCAATGGCTTGAAGCCTGCAG GTATGGCTCAACTCACCAATATGGACCCACCTAGAAAAATCCCCAAGGGCTATTACGATTGTGGAGACGGCTTCTATAACCCAGTCACGAGGGTAGTCAAGGACTATAGGAACTGCTTTCTAAGAAACGCAGGTAGGTTTCTTCCGACACTGCAGCACATTTTCTCTTCATCCACATATAAGTGTGTGCATCTGTATGTACAAATGTATGCACACACTTGA